A stretch of Brassica napus cultivar Da-Ae chromosome C6, Da-Ae, whole genome shotgun sequence DNA encodes these proteins:
- the LOC106436638 gene encoding conserved oligomeric Golgi complex subunit 5 isoform X2 translates to MYLYRSDSVQIQVFQFCFGNDHLQVEQRRATRRKRNQNDSREMMALPPPSLQRLSTFKNPPPSSQPSSSSSPLDSFANDPTLAPFLSPSFSSSSFSSAALASGSPASTAERLHQAIRLLDSQLRSDVVSRHPELLSQLSSLSHAEISLSSLRSSVSSLQSSIRRIRSDLSDPVRSIRSKSVQLSNLHSAAELLSHSVRALRLSKKLRDLTDGSDPEKIDLTKSAQLHFEILAMCKEYDLFGIDVVDEEIEFVKEIGERLRSEAMKVLERGVEGLNQAEVGTGLQVFYNLGELKGTVDQLVNKYRGVAVKSVSVAMDMKAVSSGFGPGGIRSSGAPHIGGGGKVREALWQRMGSCMDQLYSLVVAVWHLQRVLSKKRDPFTHVLLLDEVIKEGDSMLTDRVWDALVKAFTSQMKSAFTASSFVKEIFTMGYPKLVSMIENLLERISRDTDVKGVLPAVDSERKEQMVSCIAIFQTAFLSLCFGRLSDLVNSIFPMSSRGNLPSKEQISQVLSHIQDEIEAVHPDGRLTLLVLREIGKALSNLAQRAECQISTGPETRQITGPATSTQIRNFTLSQHLQGIHTYISSMVADLPSIAADVLSPHLGAIYAAACEPVTPLFKAMRDQLESCILQIHDQNFGVDDAAALDNNSSPYMEELQRSILHFRKEFLSRLLPSAATANAAVTESICTRLARQMASRVLIFYIRHASLVRPLSEWGKLRMARDMAELELAVGQNLFPVEQLGAPYRALRAFRPLVFLETSEMGSSPLIQDLPPSIVLHHLYTRGPDELESPMQKNRLSPKQYSLWLDSQKEDQIWKGVKATLDDYAVKIRSRGEKEFSPVYPLMLQIGSSLTQDNV, encoded by the exons atgtatttatatagaTCGGATTCGGTACAAATACAGGTTTTTCAATTTTGCTTCGGCAATGATCATCTACAAGTAGAACAAAGACGCGCGACTCGTAGAAAGAGAAATCAAAACGATTCGAGAGAGATGATGGCACTCCCTCCTCCTTCTCTACAGCGTCTCTCCACCTTCAAAAACCCTCCCCCTTCTTCACAaccatcctcctcctcctcacctCTAGACTCCTTCGCCAACGACCCCACCCTCGCCCCATTCCTCTCCCcttccttctcctcctcctccttctcctccGCCGCCCTCGCCTCCGGATCCCCCGCCTCCACCGCCGAGCGTCTCCACCAAGCCATCCGCCTCCTCGACTCCCAGCTCCGCAGCGACGTCGTCTCCCGCCACCCCGAGCTCCTCTCCCAGCTCTCCTCCCTCTCCCACGCCGAGATCTCCCTCTCCTCCCTCCGCTCCTCCGTCTCCTCCCTCCAATCCTCCATCCGCCGCATCCGATCCGATCTCTCCGACCCCGTGCGATCCATCCGATCCAAATCCGTCCAGCTCTCGAACCTCCACTCCGCCGCCGAGCTCCTCTCTCACTCCGTCCGCGCCCTGCGCCTCTCCAAGAAGCTCCGCGATCTAACCGACGGATCGGATCCGGAGAAGATCGATCTCACGAAATCCGCGCAGCTCCATTTCGAGATCCTGGCGATGTGTAAGGAGTACGATCTCTTCGGGATCGACGTCGTCGACGAGGAGATCGAGTTCGTCAAGGAGATCGGGGAGAGGCTGAGGTCCGAGGCGATGAAGGTGTTGGAGAGAGGTGTGGAAGGGCTTAATCAAGCTGAGGTTGGGACTGGGTTGCAGGTTTTCTATAACCTTGGGGAGCTGAAGGGAACAGTGGATCAGTTGGTTAACAAGTACAGGGGCGTGGCTGTGAAGAGTGTGAGCGTTGCGATGGATATGAAGGCGGTTTCGTCTGGGTTTGGGCCTGGTGGGATTAGGTCTAGCGGAGCGCCGCACATTGGTGGCGGAGGTAAGGTTAGGGAGGCGTTGTGGCAGAGGATGGGGAGCTGTATGGATCAGTTGTATTCGCTTGTGGTTGCTGTGTGGCACTTGCAGCGTGTTTTGTCTAAGAAGAGGGATCCGTTTACTCATGTCCTTCTTCTTGACGAAGTCATCAAG GAAGGTGATTCCATGTTAACAGACAGAGTCTGGGATGCACTTGTGAAGGCGTTTACTAGCCAAATGAAGTCTGCATTCACAGCTTCGAGCTTCGTTAAAGAGATATTCACCATGGGATATCCGAAGCTTGTGTCCATGATAGAAAATCTTCTCGAAAGGATCTCTCGTGACACCGATGTGAAAGGAGTGTTACCTGCGGTTGATTCAGAAAGGAAAGAACAAATGGTTTCGTGCATTGCAATATTCCAGACTGCGTTCTTATCCCTATGCTTCGGACGGTTGTCAGATCTCGTGAACTCTATATTCCCTATGTCGAGCCGGGGGAACTTGCCTTCCAAAGAACAGATCTCGCAGGTGTTATCACACATTCAAGACGAGATTGAGGCTGTTCATCCAGATGGTCGTTTGACTCTTTTGGTTTTGCGTGAGATAGGCAAGGCCCTTAGTAACCTAGCTCAACGAGCTGAGTGTCAGATTTCTACAGGTCCTGAGACGCGCCAGATCACAGGTCCTGCAACTTCAACACAGATCAGGAACTTCACATTATCTCAGCATTTGCAAGGAATCCACACGTATATCTCATCCATGGTAGCTGACCTTCCCAGTATCGCCGCTGATGTATTGTCTCCTCATCTGGGCGCGATATACGCCGCGGCATGCGAGCCAGTGACGCCTTTGTTTAAAGCAATGCGAGACCAGCTCGAGTCATGCATACTTCAAATTCATGACCAAAACTTTGGCGTTGATGATGCTGCTGCCTTGGACAACAACTCTTCCCCGTACATGGAAGAGTTGCAGAGATCGATCCTCCACTTCCGCAAGGAGTTCCTATCTAGACTCTTGCCTTCCGCAGCAACGGCTAACGCTGCAGTGACGGAATCGATCTGCACTAGACTTGCAAGACAAATGGCTTCAAGGGTTTTGATCTTCTACATCAGGCATGCTTCCCTCGTGAGGCCACTATCAGAATGGGGAAAGCTCAGGATGGCTAGAGACATGGCCGAGCTGGAGCTCGCGGTGGGGCAGAATCTGTTCCCAGTGGAGCAACTCGGTGCACCGTACAGAGCTCTTAGAGCATTTAGGCCATTGGTTTTCTTGGAAACATCTGAAATGGGATCGTCTCCTCTCATCCAGGATCTACCGCCGAGCATCGTCCTGCATCATCTCTACACGAGAGGCCCGGACGAGCTGGAGTCACCGATGCAGAAGAACAGGCTGAGTCCGAAGCAGTACTCACTGTGGCTTGATAGCCAAAAGGAGGATCAGATCTGGAAAGGAGTTAAAGCGACATTGGATGATTATGCAGTGAAGATCAGGTCGAGAGGAGAGAAAGAGTTCAGTCCTGTTTATCCTCTAATGCTTCAAATTGGATCATCTTTGACACAAGATAACGTATAA
- the LOC111206743 gene encoding lipoxygenase 2, chloroplastic-like has translation MPKDFGAVGAIRVVNLESKEIFIKEMKLEVPDGPVTFTFNSWVAPKSEDPTKRTFFSNKSYLALKTPEPLKQLRKEELETLQGKNREGDHEFKKFERVYDYDVYNDVDNPDKDPELARPVMGGLSHLSLNQALPGWVFPTVCLFDLTHFDQMHWKLSSMFLLSYHLCFLLSF, from the coding sequence ATGCCCAAAGACTTTGGAGCGGTTGGTGCCATCAGAGTTGTAAACCTTGAGAGTAAAGAGATATTCATCAAGGAAATGAAACTTGAGGTACCCGACGGCCCCGTTACCTTTACATTTAACTCGTGGGTGGCCCCTAAGTCCGAAGACCCAACCAAGCGGACATTCTTCTCCAACAAGTCCTACTTGGCTCTCAAAACTCCTGAGCCTCTTAAACAGCTGCGAAAAGAGGAGCTGGAGACCTTGCAAGGCAAGAACCGTGAGGGAGATCATGAATTTAAAAAGTTCGAGCGGGTTTACGATTATGACGTGTACAACGATGTGGATAATCCTGACAAAGATCCAGAACTTGCCCGTCCCGTTATGGGAGGCCTCTCTCACCTATCTTTGAACCAGGCGTTACCGGGATGGGTGTTCCCTACAGTGTGTCTATTTGATCTAACGCATTTTGATCAAATGCATTGGAAGTTATCATCTATGTTTCTTCTAAGTTATCATCTATGTTTCTTGCTTTcgttttaa
- the BNAC06G26240D gene encoding uncharacterized protein BNAC06G26240D, with the protein MENKTNNGSEDGPKHSQVVKIKREFEKISQPSLKQPEMRRVLSEITRRQRSRSPLGLGERSISVGH; encoded by the coding sequence ATGGAGAACAAGACCAATAATGGAAGCGAGGATGGTCCAAAACATAGCCAAGTGGTGAAGATAAAGAGAGAGTTTGAGAAGATAAGCCAGCCATCGCTGAAGCAACCGGAGATGAGAAGGGTCCTCTCCGAGATCACCAGGCGTCAACGTTCACGTTCACCTCTAGGCTTAGGAGAGAGATCTATTTCCGTTGGACACTGA
- the LOC106436638 gene encoding conserved oligomeric Golgi complex subunit 5 isoform X1, giving the protein MMALPPPSLQRLSTFKNPPPSSQPSSSSSPLDSFANDPTLAPFLSPSFSSSSFSSAALASGSPASTAERLHQAIRLLDSQLRSDVVSRHPELLSQLSSLSHAEISLSSLRSSVSSLQSSIRRIRSDLSDPVRSIRSKSVQLSNLHSAAELLSHSVRALRLSKKLRDLTDGSDPEKIDLTKSAQLHFEILAMCKEYDLFGIDVVDEEIEFVKEIGERLRSEAMKVLERGVEGLNQAEVGTGLQVFYNLGELKGTVDQLVNKYRGVAVKSVSVAMDMKAVSSGFGPGGIRSSGAPHIGGGGKVREALWQRMGSCMDQLYSLVVAVWHLQRVLSKKRDPFTHVLLLDEVIKEGDSMLTDRVWDALVKAFTSQMKSAFTASSFVKEIFTMGYPKLVSMIENLLERISRDTDVKGVLPAVDSERKEQMVSCIAIFQTAFLSLCFGRLSDLVNSIFPMSSRGNLPSKEQISQVLSHIQDEIEAVHPDGRLTLLVLREIGKALSNLAQRAECQISTGPETRQITGPATSTQIRNFTLSQHLQGIHTYISSMVADLPSIAADVLSPHLGAIYAAACEPVTPLFKAMRDQLESCILQIHDQNFGVDDAAALDNNSSPYMEELQRSILHFRKEFLSRLLPSAATANAAVTESICTRLARQMASRVLIFYIRHASLVRPLSEWGKLRMARDMAELELAVGQNLFPVEQLGAPYRALRAFRPLVFLETSEMGSSPLIQDLPPSIVLHHLYTRGPDELESPMQKNRLSPKQYSLWLDSQKEDQIWKGVKATLDDYAVKIRSRGEKEFSPVYPLMLQIGSSLTQDNV; this is encoded by the exons ATGATGGCACTCCCTCCTCCTTCTCTACAGCGTCTCTCCACCTTCAAAAACCCTCCCCCTTCTTCACAaccatcctcctcctcctcacctCTAGACTCCTTCGCCAACGACCCCACCCTCGCCCCATTCCTCTCCCcttccttctcctcctcctccttctcctccGCCGCCCTCGCCTCCGGATCCCCCGCCTCCACCGCCGAGCGTCTCCACCAAGCCATCCGCCTCCTCGACTCCCAGCTCCGCAGCGACGTCGTCTCCCGCCACCCCGAGCTCCTCTCCCAGCTCTCCTCCCTCTCCCACGCCGAGATCTCCCTCTCCTCCCTCCGCTCCTCCGTCTCCTCCCTCCAATCCTCCATCCGCCGCATCCGATCCGATCTCTCCGACCCCGTGCGATCCATCCGATCCAAATCCGTCCAGCTCTCGAACCTCCACTCCGCCGCCGAGCTCCTCTCTCACTCCGTCCGCGCCCTGCGCCTCTCCAAGAAGCTCCGCGATCTAACCGACGGATCGGATCCGGAGAAGATCGATCTCACGAAATCCGCGCAGCTCCATTTCGAGATCCTGGCGATGTGTAAGGAGTACGATCTCTTCGGGATCGACGTCGTCGACGAGGAGATCGAGTTCGTCAAGGAGATCGGGGAGAGGCTGAGGTCCGAGGCGATGAAGGTGTTGGAGAGAGGTGTGGAAGGGCTTAATCAAGCTGAGGTTGGGACTGGGTTGCAGGTTTTCTATAACCTTGGGGAGCTGAAGGGAACAGTGGATCAGTTGGTTAACAAGTACAGGGGCGTGGCTGTGAAGAGTGTGAGCGTTGCGATGGATATGAAGGCGGTTTCGTCTGGGTTTGGGCCTGGTGGGATTAGGTCTAGCGGAGCGCCGCACATTGGTGGCGGAGGTAAGGTTAGGGAGGCGTTGTGGCAGAGGATGGGGAGCTGTATGGATCAGTTGTATTCGCTTGTGGTTGCTGTGTGGCACTTGCAGCGTGTTTTGTCTAAGAAGAGGGATCCGTTTACTCATGTCCTTCTTCTTGACGAAGTCATCAAG GAAGGTGATTCCATGTTAACAGACAGAGTCTGGGATGCACTTGTGAAGGCGTTTACTAGCCAAATGAAGTCTGCATTCACAGCTTCGAGCTTCGTTAAAGAGATATTCACCATGGGATATCCGAAGCTTGTGTCCATGATAGAAAATCTTCTCGAAAGGATCTCTCGTGACACCGATGTGAAAGGAGTGTTACCTGCGGTTGATTCAGAAAGGAAAGAACAAATGGTTTCGTGCATTGCAATATTCCAGACTGCGTTCTTATCCCTATGCTTCGGACGGTTGTCAGATCTCGTGAACTCTATATTCCCTATGTCGAGCCGGGGGAACTTGCCTTCCAAAGAACAGATCTCGCAGGTGTTATCACACATTCAAGACGAGATTGAGGCTGTTCATCCAGATGGTCGTTTGACTCTTTTGGTTTTGCGTGAGATAGGCAAGGCCCTTAGTAACCTAGCTCAACGAGCTGAGTGTCAGATTTCTACAGGTCCTGAGACGCGCCAGATCACAGGTCCTGCAACTTCAACACAGATCAGGAACTTCACATTATCTCAGCATTTGCAAGGAATCCACACGTATATCTCATCCATGGTAGCTGACCTTCCCAGTATCGCCGCTGATGTATTGTCTCCTCATCTGGGCGCGATATACGCCGCGGCATGCGAGCCAGTGACGCCTTTGTTTAAAGCAATGCGAGACCAGCTCGAGTCATGCATACTTCAAATTCATGACCAAAACTTTGGCGTTGATGATGCTGCTGCCTTGGACAACAACTCTTCCCCGTACATGGAAGAGTTGCAGAGATCGATCCTCCACTTCCGCAAGGAGTTCCTATCTAGACTCTTGCCTTCCGCAGCAACGGCTAACGCTGCAGTGACGGAATCGATCTGCACTAGACTTGCAAGACAAATGGCTTCAAGGGTTTTGATCTTCTACATCAGGCATGCTTCCCTCGTGAGGCCACTATCAGAATGGGGAAAGCTCAGGATGGCTAGAGACATGGCCGAGCTGGAGCTCGCGGTGGGGCAGAATCTGTTCCCAGTGGAGCAACTCGGTGCACCGTACAGAGCTCTTAGAGCATTTAGGCCATTGGTTTTCTTGGAAACATCTGAAATGGGATCGTCTCCTCTCATCCAGGATCTACCGCCGAGCATCGTCCTGCATCATCTCTACACGAGAGGCCCGGACGAGCTGGAGTCACCGATGCAGAAGAACAGGCTGAGTCCGAAGCAGTACTCACTGTGGCTTGATAGCCAAAAGGAGGATCAGATCTGGAAAGGAGTTAAAGCGACATTGGATGATTATGCAGTGAAGATCAGGTCGAGAGGAGAGAAAGAGTTCAGTCCTGTTTATCCTCTAATGCTTCAAATTGGATCATCTTTGACACAAGATAACGTATAA